The window GACCTCCTGTCGGAACCTGCCGGCAAGACTAGCCGGTTTCGCGCCGCCATACAGTGGTCGGATGTCGGCGGCTAGCCTTCCGCCAGCGCCGCTGCCGGCGCGTCGAGCGAGAGCACGATGCCATCAGGCGCGAAATCGATCTTGGCGGTGCCGCCGAGATAGCTGCCAAGCACCTTCTCGATCATTTGCGAGCCGAAGCCGCGCCGCTGCGGCGACGTCACGCGAGGTCCGCCACTTTCCTGCCAGCGGAAGTGAAATTCGCCGGCCTCGCTGCGCCAGGACACGTCGACATGACCGCCATCCTGCGAGAGCGCGCCGTATTTCACCGCGTTGGTTCCAAGCTCGTGCAGAGCGAGCGCCATCGCCAGAGCGCATTTCGAGGAGAGCGTCACCGACGGGCCATCGAAAACGATGCGCTCGCCGGAGCGATGCGGCGCCAGAACGACTTCGACCAGCTGCCTGAGATCGGCGCCGTGGCGGCTTGCCATCATCAGCACATCCTGTGCCGCCGCCAATGCCTGCAAGCGGTCGGAGAGGCGCCGCTTCACCATGTCGAGCGGCTCGTCCTGGCCGCGCAGCGACTGGTTGACGATGCCGGAAACCATGGCGAGCAGGTTCTTGATACGGTGATTCAGCTCGGCAGCGAGCAGCTGGTAGCGCTCTTCGCCGGCCCGCAATGCGGTGATGTCGCGCGAGACCGAGAGAATAGCTTCGGGCTTGCCGTTGGATGCGATGATTGGCGAGACCTGCACATCCCAATAGCGCGGATTGCCCGCAGCGGTGTTGGCCGGGCCCTGGAACCGATAACTTTTGCCGGCCCGCGCCGCTGCCAATGCCGCCTGGGCCTCGACATTGCCGGCACTGTCCCAGAACTGCAGCCAGGGACAACCGCGGATCGCTTCGAAATCCTGGACTTCCATCACGCGCTGGCCGCCCTCACTCATGAATTCGAGCGCGCCGTCGAGGCCGATGACCTTGATGCAGTCGTCCGACGCGGCCAGCACGGCGCGCAGGAAGCGGACATCCTTGTCGAGCGGTGTCGGCACGGGCAGGCTTTCGAGTCGGGAATGAGACTTCATCATTCGACCGCTAGCGCAGCCTCTGTCAAACGCGCATGTCTTTTGACAGGTCGTCCGACAGGCGGCGCCAGTTGCGATGGCGCGGCAATCCTTAGCCGTCGAATGATACACGGTTGACGCTGCCGGCCGGCGCGGTCAGCTTGGCGCCACGTCATGAGGAGCCGGATATGGAGACCATCACGCCACGCCAGCGCGAGATCGTGGCGCTGGCCCGGGCGCAGGGGCGCGTCAATGTAGAGGAGCTGGCGGCGCGCTACGAAGTCAGCGCCCAGACGATCCGCAAGGATCTGAACCAGCTCTGCGACCAGCGTATCATGTCGCGCATCCATGGCGGGGCGGTGGTGGCGTCGGGCGTCGAAAACCTCGCCTATGAGGCGCGCCGCTTCATCGCCCGCGACGAGAAGGCAGCGATCGGCCGGGCCGCGGCGGCGCTGATCCCGAACGACGCCTCGCTCTTCATCAATATCGGCACGACGACCGAGGAGGTGGCGCGCGCGCTCACCGACCATCACGGCCTGCTCGTCATCACCAACAACCTGCACGTCGCGACGCTGCTCTACCCGCATCAGAATATCGAGGTGATCGTCGCCGGCGGGCCGGTCCGGCGCTCCGACGGTGGCGTCATCGGCGCCGCTGCGGTCGACCTGATCCGTCAGTTCAAGGTCGATTATGCCGTGATCGGCACCTCCGCTATCGACGAGGAGGGGGCGCTGCTCGATTTCGATTATCGCGAGGTCCGGGTTTCGCAGGCGATCATCGAGAACGCCCGGCAATGCCTGCTCGTCGCTGACAGCACCAAGTTCGAGCGCTCCGCCCCGGTCCGCATCGGCCATCTTCGTGATGTCGACGTCTTCGTCACCGACAGGCTCGGCCCGCCACCGCTGCGTGAGCTCTGCCGCAGCGAGGGCATCACCGTGGTCGAAACCGAAACGCTGGCCGATCAAGCCGTGCGCATCGCAAGTGAAAGCTAGAATTTTCACTTTCACTTTCGTTTTGCCGTTGCACGCAAGAAAATCACGCTCTACCGTACGTTGAAGAGGCGCCCGCAAAGGCCGCCTGCGGGAGGAATGCGTGACGGCTCCGGTGTTCGACATCGCCATTATCGGCGGCGGCGTGAACGGCTGCGGCATTGCGCGCGATGCGGCGGGGCGTGGAGCCTCGGTCGTGCTGTTCGAACAGTCGGACCTTGCCAGCGCGACCTCTTCGGCCTCGACCAAGCTGATCCATGGCGGGCTGCGCTATCTCGAGCATTACGAGTTCCGGCTGGTGCGCGAAGCGCTGACCGAGCGCGAAGTGATGTGGCGCGCCGCGCCGCACATCATCCGCCCCCTGCGCTTCGTGCTGCCGCATCATGCGGGCCTGCGGCCCTGGTGGATGCTGCGGCTCGGCCTCTTCCTCTACGACCATCTCGGCGGGCGCCGACTGCTGCCGCCGACGCGCTCGCTCGACCTTAGGCGCGACGCTGCCGGCGAATCGCTGCAGCCACGCTTCGACCGCGCCTTCGAATATTCCGATTGCTGGGTCGAGGATGCCCGCCTCGTCGTGCTCAACGCTCGCGACGCGGCCGAACACGGCGCCAAGATCCTACCGCGGACTAAGGTCATCGGCGCGCGCCGCCAGGGCGATGTCTGGGTGGTCGCCACGGAAGCGGCGGACGGGACCCGCGCAGAGACCAGCGCGCGCGTACTCGTCAACGCCGCCGGCCCCTGGGTCGCCGATGTGCTGAACGGCATCGTCGCCAGCAACCGCCCGGCTGCGGTGCGCCTGGTCCAGGGTAGCCATATCGTCGTGCCGCGCCTGTTCGAGCACGAGCGCTGCTACATCTTCCAGAACGCCGATGGCCGCATCATCTTCGCCATACCCTATGAGGGCGACCTGACCCTGATCGGCACCACCGACAAGGACTATGATGGCGACCCCGCCAAGGTCGCCGCCAGCGAGGACGAGATCGCCTATCTCTGCGCCGCGGCGAGCGAGTATTTCCGCAAGCCGATCACGCGCGGGGATGTGGTCTGGACCTATTCCGGCGTGCGCCCGCTCTATGACGACGGCGCCAGCAAGGCTCAGGAAGCGACGCGCGACTACGTGCTGACGCTGGATGAGCCGGCCGGCTCGGC is drawn from Bosea sp. Tri-49 and contains these coding sequences:
- a CDS encoding sensor histidine kinase, which translates into the protein MPTPLDKDVRFLRAVLAASDDCIKVIGLDGALEFMSEGGQRVMEVQDFEAIRGCPWLQFWDSAGNVEAQAALAAARAGKSYRFQGPANTAAGNPRYWDVQVSPIIASNGKPEAILSVSRDITALRAGEERYQLLAAELNHRIKNLLAMVSGIVNQSLRGQDEPLDMVKRRLSDRLQALAAAQDVLMMASRHGADLRQLVEVVLAPHRSGERIVFDGPSVTLSSKCALAMALALHELGTNAVKYGALSQDGGHVDVSWRSEAGEFHFRWQESGGPRVTSPQRRGFGSQMIEKVLGSYLGGTAKIDFAPDGIVLSLDAPAAALAEG
- a CDS encoding DeoR/GlpR family DNA-binding transcription regulator — protein: METITPRQREIVALARAQGRVNVEELAARYEVSAQTIRKDLNQLCDQRIMSRIHGGAVVASGVENLAYEARRFIARDEKAAIGRAAAALIPNDASLFINIGTTTEEVARALTDHHGLLVITNNLHVATLLYPHQNIEVIVAGGPVRRSDGGVIGAAAVDLIRQFKVDYAVIGTSAIDEEGALLDFDYREVRVSQAIIENARQCLLVADSTKFERSAPVRIGHLRDVDVFVTDRLGPPPLRELCRSEGITVVETETLADQAVRIASES
- the glpD gene encoding glycerol-3-phosphate dehydrogenase encodes the protein MTAPVFDIAIIGGGVNGCGIARDAAGRGASVVLFEQSDLASATSSASTKLIHGGLRYLEHYEFRLVREALTEREVMWRAAPHIIRPLRFVLPHHAGLRPWWMLRLGLFLYDHLGGRRLLPPTRSLDLRRDAAGESLQPRFDRAFEYSDCWVEDARLVVLNARDAAEHGAKILPRTKVIGARRQGDVWVVATEAADGTRAETSARVLVNAAGPWVADVLNGIVASNRPAAVRLVQGSHIVVPRLFEHERCYIFQNADGRIIFAIPYEGDLTLIGTTDKDYDGDPAKVAASEDEIAYLCAAASEYFRKPITRGDVVWTYSGVRPLYDDGASKAQEATRDYVLTLDEPAGSAPLLSVFGGKITTARRLAEAAVEKLAAAVPALRASPWTAGAHLPGGDFPVEGFEGLVEHICAARPWLERKLARRLARAYGTRAETLLEGAKAMADLGRVFGADLTEREVAWLMSQEWAGSAEDVLFRRSKLGLRFSPEQRRALDEYMAAKVSPAAPLRAEARG